The following are from one region of the Vitis riparia cultivar Riparia Gloire de Montpellier isolate 1030 chromosome 14, EGFV_Vit.rip_1.0, whole genome shotgun sequence genome:
- the LOC117929627 gene encoding transcription repressor MYB6-like, with protein sequence MRKPCCDKKDTTKGAWSKQEDQRLIDYIKTHGEGCWRSLPKAAGLHRCGKSCRLRWINYLRPDLKRGNFGQDEEDLIIKLHALLGNRWSLIAGRLPGRTDNEVKNYWNSHMRKKLINMGIDPNNHRVNQSFPAPLNRCASAATMSSGSMTGACDNKSLKPSADNDPLSDSASGLEDEISASLDLNLDLTISIPASSFTDVIDKKRQDTKSVFSREVEGDANPTLILFR encoded by the exons ATGAGGAAGCCTTGCTGTGATAAAAAAGACACAACAAAGGGAGCTTGGTCTAAGCAAGAAGACCAGAGGCTCATTGATTACATCAAGACTCATGGTGAAGGCTGTTGGCGTTCTCTCCCCAAGGCTGCAG GGTTGCATCGCTGTGGCAAAAGCTGCAGGCTGAGATGGATAAACTATCTAAGACCAGACCTCAAACGCGGTAACTTCGGCCAAGATGAAGAGGACCTCATAATCAAGCTCCATGCCCTCCTCGGCAACAG GTGGTCATTGATAGCTGGAAGGTTGCCCGGGCGGACGGACAACGAGGTTAAGAACTACTGGAACTCTCATATGAGGAAGAAGCTGATAAACATGGGCATTGATCCAAATAACCATCGGGTGAACCAAAGTTTTCCTGCTCCTCTAAACCGGTGTGCTTCTGCTGCTACCATGTCATCCGGCTCCATGACTGGCGCATGCGATAATAAGTCACTGAAACCTTCTGCTGATAACGATCCCCTCTCCGATTCTGCAAGTGGCCTTGAAGATGAAATATCCGCCTCCCTTGACTTGAATCTTGATCTCACCATTTCCATTCCTGCTTCTTCATTCACGGACGTCATTGACAAGAAGCGGCAAGATACTAAATCAGTATTCTCCAGGGAGGTGGAAGGTGACGCAAATCCTACCCTTATTTTATTCAGATGA